A genomic segment from Vanacampus margaritifer isolate UIUO_Vmar chromosome 3, RoL_Vmar_1.0, whole genome shotgun sequence encodes:
- the pmpca gene encoding mitochondrial-processing peptidase subunit alpha — translation MAAHMSRCRTWNRVQRFGIAAYRKYSSGGGYPNISLCSPLPGIPKPVFASVDGQEKYETKITTLENGLKVASQNKFGQFCTVGILVNSGSRHEAKYPSGIAHFLEKLAFSSTAQYGSKDEILLTLEKHGGICDCQTSRDTTMYAVSAEVKGVDTVVSLLADAVLQPRLLDEEMEMTRMAVRFELEDLNMRPDPEPLLTEMIHAAAYRGNTVGLPRFCPPDNVDKIDKAMLHGYLSGYYRPERMVLAGVGVEHELLVACARRYLLGVRPVWGDTAPAPVDRSVAQYTGGIVKMEKDMSDVSLGPTPIPELTHIMIGLETCSYLEDDFIPLAVLNMMMGGGGSFSAGGPGKGMFTRLYLNVLNRHHWMYNATSYHHSYEDSGLLCIHASADPRQVREMVEIITREFIQMAGTAGEMELERAKTQLKSMLMMNLEARPVIFEDVGRQVLSTGKRKLPHELCALISEVKADDIKRVTAKMLRSKPAVAALGDLTELPSYEHIQAALSSKDGRLPRTYRLFR, via the exons ATGGCGGCTCACATGTCCCGGTGTCGAACCTGGAATCGTGTTCAACG GTTTGGCATAGCGGCATACAGAAAGTACAGCAGCGGTGGAGGCTACCCCAACATCTCGCTGTGTTCGCCACTGCCCGGCATCCCCAAGCCCGTCTTTGCGTCCGTGGATGGCCAAGAAAAATACGAAACCAAGATCACCACGTTAGAAAACGGCCTCAAGGTTGCCTCGCAAAACAAGTTTGGGCAATTCTGCACCGTTGGGA TATTAGTCAACTCTGGATCCAGACATGAAGCAAAGTACCCCAGCGGAATAGCACACTTCTTGGAAAAACTTGCCTTTTCT TCCACAGCTCAGTACGGGAGTAAGGATGAGATTCTGCTCACGCTGGAGAAACATGGAGGGATTTGTGACTGCCAAACATCCAG GGACACCACGATGTATGCGGTGTCGGCCGAGGTGAAGGGCGTGGACACGGTGGTGAGCCTCCTGGCCGACGCCGTCCTGCAGCCTCGCCTGCTGG ACGAGGAGATGGAGATGACCAGGATGGCGGTTCGGTTCGAGCTGGAGGACCTGAACATGCGGCCGGACCCCGAGCCGTTACTCACAGAGATGATTCACGCC GCGGCGTACCGAGGCAACACTGTGGGACTTCCGCGTTTCTGCCCGCCGGACAACGTGGATAAAATCGACAAGGCGATGCTGCACGGCTACCTGTCGGGCTACTACCGGCCCGAGCGCATGGTCCTGGCCGGCGTGGGTGTGGAGCACGAGCTACTGGTGGCGTGCGCTCGCCGCTATCTGCTGGGCGTCCGGCCCGTGTGGGGCGACACCGCGCCGGCCCCCGTCGACCGCTCCGTGGCGCAGTACACGGGAGGGATTGTCAAG ATGGAAAAGGACATGTCAGACGTGAGTCTCGGACCGACGCCGATACCTGAACTGACACACATCATGATCGGACTGGAGACCTGCTCCTACCTG GAGGACGACTTCATCCCGTTGGCGGTGCTCAATATGATGATGGGCGGCGGCGGTTCTTTCTCGGCGGGCGGACCCGGCAAAGGCATGTTCACGCGCCTTTACCTCAACGTCCTCAACAG GCATCACTGGATGTACAACGCCACGTCGTACCACCACAGCTACGAGGACAGCGGCCTGCTGTGCATCCACGCCAGCGCGGACCCCCGACAG GTTCGCGAAATGGTGGAGATCATAACGCGGGAGTTTATTCAGATGGCGGGAACGGCAGGAGAG ATGGAGTTGGAGCGTGCCAAGACGCAGCTTAAGTCCATGCTGATGATGAACCTGGAGGCCCGGCCCGTCATTTTCGAGGACGTCGGCCGCCAGGTGCTTTCCACGGGCAAGAGAAAGCTGCCGCATGAGCTCTGCGCGCTTATAA GTGAGGTGAAGGCGGACGACATCAAGCGAGTGACGGCCAAGATGCTGCGCAGCAAGCCGGCCGTGGCGGCGCTGGGAGACCTGACGGAGCTGCCGTCCTACGAGCACATCCAGGCCGCCCTGTCCAGCAAAGACGGACGGCTGCCGCGCACCTACCGCCTCTTCCGATAA